AGGGATAATGACAAAACTAGTGAATTTTGCAACTTGACGAATGGCCCGAATTAATTCTGAATTAAGTGGTTTATGATTTTTCGCTTCATTGGTTAATTTCACGGCATAATTATCTTTGCCTACATGGACAACTTGAGCGAATACTTCCCCACTAACTAAAAAACTCCCAGACAACAATGAGGCCCCCGCCTGCTTTGCAATTAGGTCTGATTCTCCGGTCAACATTGCTTCATTGACTTCAGCAAAGCCTGTGACAACTTGCATATCCGACGGAACTTGTTCGCCGGCACCTATTTTCACCAAATCATCCATTACCAATTCTGTAGAGTCTACCTTTACCTCTATCCCGTCACGCAGGACGCTAACCTGCTTTTTATTCACGATTGAAAGTTTTTGAACCAAATTACGGGCATGAATCTCTTGATAGATACCAATTGTGATATTGACCAAAATAATGACCAGATAAAACATATTGCTATATGCGCCCACTAAGAACAGGCAAATTCCAATCAATAAATTCAAAAAATTAAATAGGGTGACTAAATTATCGTAGAAGATAGCCCCCGTTGATTTGGTTGCACTTTCAGTAAAATTATTTTGCAATCCTTGTTCTTTTCGCTCCTGCACTGCAGCTAAGCTTAAACCACTTCTATTTTCCAAATTTAGCGTCTCCTTTTGAAAATCGTCTACAAAAAAAGATAACACAGGAAATTTTTATTTACTGAAATTCATTGAAATTTTCTAACTGCCTTATAAAAAGTTTAAGAAAAATGGACCAGCAAAAAAACGTGTCTCACTCTTTAGTGTTCGGACACTCCACGACAAAAAAGCCTAGTTTACCCCGATTAAAATTAACGACGTAAACTAAGCTATTGTTATTTTCATCACTTTAATTTAAGGATTACACATCTTTGGGTAGGTAAAAACTGCGATTGTCCATTCCAAAAATGCGATCAGAGTAATTTCCCGGTTGTGTTTGGCGCAAAGAAGTCAACATCATTTGCATGGAGGCATCTAAATTATCAATTTGATGTAAAATTTCTGCTTCCATAATGCGGGGACGAACAGGTGACCCATACTCTAATAAACCGTGATGGGCCAAGACCATGTGGCGTAAAACCACAATGTCTTCTTCATTTTCTTCAAATTTCAAAGCAATACAGGCTTTCGTAATTTCTTCATCCACCAACACCAAATGTCCAACCAAATTTCCCACGAGCGTGTATTCTGTTGACATTGGGCCCGACAACTCAATCACTTTTCCTAAGTCATGTAAAATGACGCCTGCGTATAATAAAGATGGGTTCAACTCTGGATATTCTTTAACGATGGCTTTGGCTAAGCGCAACATCGAAACCGTATGATAAGCTAGACCACCGGCAAAAGCATGGTGATTGCGTTTTGCTGCTGGATAGTCAAAAAATTCTTTTTGATATTTATTCAACAAAAAGCGGACGATTCGATTCCAATGGGGATTGATAATTTCAAATAAGGTCTGATTGATCTCTTCTTCCATCTCTTCTTTTTTAAGTGGTGCTCGCTCCATATATTGCGTTGGTTCGCTGGGTTCATCAGCGCGAGCAAGACGCAGATGGATGATCTTCACTTGAGGATTGCCATTGTACAATTCGCGTTTTCCTTGTAGTGCAACCACTTTTCCTGCTTCAAATTTATTAATTTCTTCTTCAGAAGCATCCCAAAATTTACCATCAATCGTTCCAGATGTATCTTGGAAAGTAAATGCAATAAATTTTTTACCGTTTTTGGCTAAACGCACATCGGCATTCTTAATTAACAAAAAGGCTTGAAATTCTTCATCCACGGCTAAATCTTTTAATTTTTTCATGGCAATCTCCTTTTACTTCTTTTTTCCTTATCACAATTTTTTTCTACTAACGCAACAAGACAATCTTTTGCTGTAGCTTCTCATAATAGCTTACCATTTCTACGTCAGAAGACAAACAAATCACTTGATAGTGCTGTGAAAACTCTTGTAATAATACTGCCAGCTGTTCTTTGCGAACACTATCATAATGCAACCAGCCATCATCGATGATTAACGGACATAGCACATTTGTCTGCAAAGCTAAATAACCAAAGCGTAATGCCATAATCACTTGATCTTTCGTACCAGTCGAAAGTTCGTAAACTTTCCAACTTTGATTTTTAGTTTTGACCGCTAATTCCCCTGCGATAAAATCCAAGGAAAAATAATTATCTTTTGTCAAAAGTTTTAAATATTCACTGCTTTTTTGTAATAGTTGTGGCAATTGTTTATCTGAAAGCTCCGTGGCCAAATCCCCTAATAAAGCTGCCATTAATTTATTTTTACTCCACTGTAAGGCAAGTTCATATACCTCACTATCTGCTTGAGCTAATCTTTGGCGCAACTCATCTAAGGTACCATCACTTTGCATTTGTTCCATCTTTAATTGTGCCTTTTGCAAGTTACGGCTAAGTTTGCGGTCTTCTAGTTGCAACTCTGCTAGTTTACTTTTGACAGCAGCTAGCGCCATTGCCAATTGACTAGCGGTAATTTTTTGGGGGAATAGTTTTGCTAGTCGCGTCGCTAATTCTTGTTTTCGGGCTAAATCCCCTGCTTTTTGATGCATTTGGGCAATCCATAGTGGAATTTCTGTTGGTTGACTAATTCCCACACTTTGCAACAAGCGCTGATTTTCTGTCAATAATTGATCGAGTTGCTGTTGTAATTGTTGGTTTTGCCGAATTAGTAGGGCAGCTGTCGGCTGTTCTTGTTGCAGCTTAACTTCTTGCATTTCATCGGTAAAATTTTGCAACAGCCGTAAACGCTGTAAAACATCTTGATTAGCTTGAGGCAACCATTTATCTAAAAATCGAAAACGTTGCAAAAAACTCCCATAGGCTTGATCTAATTGATCTAAACGTTGGTCAGCGGCCATTAGCGCTTCGTTTTTTATCAGATAATCTTTGGCAGCATTTTCCAACTGAACCAAAGCAGTTGGTAAATCTTCTGGGGATATAAGCTGGGGTAGCCTTTGTTGCAGTTGATACCAAAGTTCTTCTTGCTTAGCTATCAATTGCGTCACTGCTGTCTTCGTCTGATTTACTGGCTGCGCTTTGTTTTTTACTTTGGCTGTCTGATTGCTCTTTATTTTTTGATAATACTTATACGTAGCAAAAATTAGCGCGATTGACGCCATTGCCCATAAAATAAAACGTACATTTTTACTTAAAAGGCCACTAATCAAAAAAATTACAGCGACAATACCGCATATTATGGTGGTAAGTGGTGGTTTTACAGGCTGTTTTGACGTACTTTTGTTATCAATTGCAGCTTGCAGGTGGGCACTTTGCCAAAGTTCTTCTTGTTTTGTCTGGGTAATGTTTTCTGTTAGTTGCTGATAGTCTTGGGCTAAGTTTTTTATCAACTTAACCTTTTGCTGTGGATCTTCTCCTACCTGGAATTGGTACGTATCCTCTAATACCGTTACAGCTTCAATTAAGTCTTGTTGGACCTGGAGCTGATTTTGAAAATCATCAGTTAAACGTACCGCTGCAACTTGTTCTTGTAACAAACCTTTGATTTCACTTTCATGCTCGAGATAAAAGCGATAGCGATCGGTTAATCCTTGTGTTTCATTTAATGCAATTAAGGCTTGCTTTCCTTCGGCTAAACGTGTATTCAATTGATTATATTGATTGTAAAATTCTTGCAGTTTTTCTGGCTCTGCTCCTAAGTCATCGTTAGGATATTTTTTTTGCAAAAGTTGCCACTCTTCGTATTGCGGAAAGCTGTTTTCTTTTTCTTTTAGTGTTAAATATTCTTGCTGTGTTTGCTGTATTTTTTCAGCTAATTCCTGCTGCCGCAATTCATCTTGCTTTTTTTCAGCCAAAAGATCAGTAATGGCGGCTTCTTTTGTTTCTTGCTGATAAACGTGTTGGGCGATTTTCTCTTTTTCTTTTAGCGCCTTGTTTAAAGCTTGGCGCTGTCCTCTAACTTTGAATATTTTTTGTTCATTATCCTGGTATTCTTGCTGTTTACCTAA
The DNA window shown above is from Enterococcus montenegrensis and carries:
- a CDS encoding ATP-binding protein, producing MQLLRAEITGFGKYRNKTIDFTAGNQLFYGANEAGKSTLYQFIMAMLFGFPLKRGRKRDFEPLDGTSYGGRLVIVLPIHGQVTIERFKQVNRGKAKVYFGQQTGSDDLLNQLIAPLNRELFEDVFTFQQEQLSQLERLQEKPLHDALISLGITGSKKLLGKQQEYQDNEQKIFKVRGQRQALNKALKEKEKIAQHVYQQETKEAAITDLLAEKKQDELRQQELAEKIQQTQQEYLTLKEKENSFPQYEEWQLLQKKYPNDDLGAEPEKLQEFYNQYNQLNTRLAEGKQALIALNETQGLTDRYRFYLEHESEIKGLLQEQVAAVRLTDDFQNQLQVQQDLIEAVTVLEDTYQFQVGEDPQQKVKLIKNLAQDYQQLTENITQTKQEELWQSAHLQAAIDNKSTSKQPVKPPLTTIICGIVAVIFLISGLLSKNVRFILWAMASIALIFATYKYYQKIKSNQTAKVKNKAQPVNQTKTAVTQLIAKQEELWYQLQQRLPQLISPEDLPTALVQLENAAKDYLIKNEALMAADQRLDQLDQAYGSFLQRFRFLDKWLPQANQDVLQRLRLLQNFTDEMQEVKLQQEQPTAALLIRQNQQLQQQLDQLLTENQRLLQSVGISQPTEIPLWIAQMHQKAGDLARKQELATRLAKLFPQKITASQLAMALAAVKSKLAELQLEDRKLSRNLQKAQLKMEQMQSDGTLDELRQRLAQADSEVYELALQWSKNKLMAALLGDLATELSDKQLPQLLQKSSEYLKLLTKDNYFSLDFIAGELAVKTKNQSWKVYELSTGTKDQVIMALRFGYLALQTNVLCPLIIDDGWLHYDSVRKEQLAVLLQEFSQHYQVICLSSDVEMVSYYEKLQQKIVLLR
- a CDS encoding 3'-5' exoribonuclease YhaM family protein, which codes for MKKLKDLAVDEEFQAFLLIKNADVRLAKNGKKFIAFTFQDTSGTIDGKFWDASEEEINKFEAGKVVALQGKRELYNGNPQVKIIHLRLARADEPSEPTQYMERAPLKKEEMEEEINQTLFEIINPHWNRIVRFLLNKYQKEFFDYPAAKRNHHAFAGGLAYHTVSMLRLAKAIVKEYPELNPSLLYAGVILHDLGKVIELSGPMSTEYTLVGNLVGHLVLVDEEITKACIALKFEENEEDIVVLRHMVLAHHGLLEYGSPVRPRIMEAEILHQIDNLDASMQMMLTSLRQTQPGNYSDRIFGMDNRSFYLPKDV